In Saccharicrinis fermentans DSM 9555 = JCM 21142, a genomic segment contains:
- a CDS encoding class I SAM-dependent rRNA methyltransferase: MSYIKVVLKSGKDQSLRRFHPWVFSGAIKKIYGEPAEGDIVEVFDNKDEFLGLGHYQIGSIAIRIVSFEQIEITDDFWKQKIKQAYTLRKDLGLLDDPNTDAYRLVHAEGDNMPGLIIDMYGDTAVVQMHSVGMFLIRDKIDEVLKELFGDDLKSIYNKSESTIPFKAKVQPENGYTFGKSSTRIAVENGLKFRVDWEKGQKTGFFVDQRDNRALLEHYSKGKAVLNMFCYTGGFSFYAMRGGAKLVHSVDSSERAIDLTKENVELNFPGDDRHDAFALDAFKYLDDIKDKYDLIILDPPAFAKHNNVLNNALQGYKKLNAKAFEQIKPGGIVFTFSCSQVVSKDAFRKAVFSAAARSGRNVRILNQLTQPADHPVNIYHPEGEYLKGLVLYVE; encoded by the coding sequence ATGTCATATATTAAAGTTGTTCTTAAATCAGGAAAGGATCAGTCTTTACGTCGATTCCACCCATGGGTTTTTAGTGGTGCCATCAAAAAGATATACGGTGAGCCTGCCGAAGGAGATATTGTTGAAGTGTTTGATAATAAAGATGAGTTTCTTGGTTTGGGACATTACCAAATAGGTTCTATTGCCATACGTATTGTTTCTTTTGAACAAATTGAGATTACGGATGATTTTTGGAAACAAAAAATAAAGCAGGCCTATACCTTGCGTAAGGATTTGGGTTTGTTGGATGACCCCAATACCGATGCATACCGATTGGTTCATGCAGAGGGGGATAATATGCCGGGACTGATTATCGATATGTATGGTGATACAGCTGTTGTTCAGATGCATTCGGTAGGTATGTTTTTGATTAGGGACAAAATTGATGAGGTGCTGAAAGAGCTATTTGGAGACGATTTAAAGTCTATTTATAATAAATCAGAAAGTACCATTCCATTCAAAGCCAAAGTACAGCCTGAAAATGGATATACATTCGGAAAGTCAAGTACGAGAATAGCCGTTGAGAATGGATTGAAATTTCGTGTGGATTGGGAGAAAGGTCAAAAGACAGGTTTTTTTGTGGATCAACGTGATAACAGGGCATTATTGGAACATTATAGTAAAGGAAAAGCAGTGTTGAATATGTTTTGTTATACGGGTGGTTTTTCGTTTTATGCAATGAGAGGAGGAGCTAAACTGGTGCACTCTGTTGATAGCTCTGAACGAGCTATTGATTTGACAAAGGAAAATGTAGAGTTGAACTTTCCAGGCGATGATCGCCACGATGCTTTTGCGTTGGATGCTTTTAAATATCTGGATGATATAAAGGATAAGTATGATTTGATTATTCTTGACCCACCGGCTTTTGCCAAGCATAATAATGTTTTGAATAATGCCTTGCAGGGGTATAAGAAGTTGAATGCGAAGGCTTTTGAGCAGATAAAACCAGGTGGTATTGTTTTTACTTTTTCCTGTTCACAGGTAGTTAGCAAAGATGCTTTCCGTAAAGCTGTTTTCTCGGCTGCGGCTCGTTCTGGAAGAAATGTGAGAATATTGAACCAGCTGACCCAACCAGCCGATCATCCCGTTAATATTTATCATCCTGAAGGTGAATACCTAAAGGGACTCGTTTTATATGTTGAATAA
- a CDS encoding alanine/glycine:cation symporter family protein, which produces MQKFNDFLLLIDSYIGSGAWFVYLLLGVGVFFTIYLGFPQLRYVRYAIKIVMGKFDREDDEGDTSHFQALATALSGTVGTGNIAGVAYAVYLGGPAALFWMLVTALIGMTTKFVEVTLSHKYREKAEDGSITGGPMYFMKKRLDIKLPSGKVLKTGGVMAVVFAIATVLSSFGTGNLPQINSISNSINATFGVPHIITGLVLSVLLGIIIIGGIKRIAQVTSKLVPTMAIIYFIGAIAVILYNYENIIPSVVSVFADVFSGSAAKGGFLGASIAFAFNRGVNRGLFSNEAGQGSAPIAHSAARAHEPVSEGLVALLEPFIDTIIICSITGLTLLASGVWTQKHQNHFQRAEMQVLSGVFDDEVPEDRARLSAHVNNENTLPLFTGRLVVEDGHIVSDVSLIHSRSLAEKVIVYSAKKMFSGELEVKNGVVQAAKKIHFEGKSLLHSAPLTTLAFTRSWFGDFGKYIVSIGLLLFAFSTAISWSYYGSRAVIFLVGMKGVKYYRVVYVLGFFVASFTDTTIIWTLSGITIALMTIPNLIGIFVLHREMKEEVNGFWLEYKRRFPDEKLPIFCKVEKKK; this is translated from the coding sequence ATGCAGAAATTTAATGATTTTTTATTACTTATAGATTCTTATATAGGGAGTGGTGCTTGGTTTGTATACCTTTTGTTGGGTGTGGGGGTCTTTTTTACAATTTACCTCGGATTTCCTCAGTTAAGGTATGTGCGTTATGCCATTAAAATAGTAATGGGTAAATTCGATAGGGAAGATGATGAGGGGGATACTTCTCATTTTCAGGCATTAGCCACTGCTTTGTCAGGAACTGTTGGAACAGGAAATATTGCAGGTGTTGCTTATGCTGTTTATCTCGGTGGACCTGCAGCTCTTTTTTGGATGTTGGTTACTGCTTTAATTGGGATGACAACTAAATTTGTGGAGGTAACGCTATCTCATAAATATCGCGAGAAAGCAGAGGATGGCTCTATTACCGGAGGTCCAATGTATTTCATGAAGAAAAGGCTTGATATAAAATTGCCCTCTGGAAAAGTACTGAAAACAGGTGGTGTGATGGCTGTTGTCTTTGCGATTGCTACTGTTCTTTCTTCGTTTGGAACAGGTAACTTGCCTCAGATTAATAGTATATCTAATTCTATTAATGCAACTTTTGGCGTGCCGCATATTATAACAGGACTAGTCTTGTCTGTCTTATTGGGTATTATTATCATTGGCGGTATTAAAAGAATAGCTCAGGTAACTTCCAAACTAGTGCCTACTATGGCCATTATATATTTTATTGGAGCTATTGCGGTTATATTATATAATTACGAGAATATTATTCCTTCTGTTGTTTCTGTGTTTGCTGATGTCTTTTCTGGATCGGCTGCGAAGGGCGGGTTTTTGGGAGCAAGTATTGCCTTTGCTTTTAACCGGGGGGTGAATAGGGGCTTGTTTTCCAATGAAGCTGGACAAGGATCAGCGCCTATCGCACATTCTGCTGCCAGGGCACATGAACCAGTCTCGGAGGGTTTGGTAGCTTTATTGGAGCCTTTTATTGATACGATTATTATCTGTTCTATCACCGGACTGACTTTGCTGGCGTCTGGTGTGTGGACACAAAAACATCAAAATCATTTCCAAAGAGCTGAAATGCAGGTGCTAAGTGGTGTGTTTGATGACGAGGTGCCCGAAGACAGGGCCAGGCTTAGTGCACATGTAAATAATGAAAATACTTTGCCCTTATTTACGGGTCGCTTGGTGGTTGAAGACGGTCATATCGTGAGTGATGTATCTTTGATACATTCTCGTTCTTTGGCAGAGAAGGTGATAGTGTATTCGGCGAAAAAAATGTTTTCTGGTGAGTTAGAGGTGAAAAACGGTGTAGTGCAGGCTGCCAAAAAAATACATTTTGAAGGAAAGTCCTTGTTGCATAGTGCACCATTAACAACATTGGCATTTACAAGGAGTTGGTTTGGAGATTTTGGTAAGTATATTGTATCTATTGGTCTGTTGTTGTTTGCTTTCTCAACGGCTATCTCTTGGTCGTATTATGGCAGTAGGGCTGTTATTTTTTTAGTGGGTATGAAAGGGGTTAAATACTATCGAGTCGTTTATGTGCTCGGTTTCTTTGTGGCTTCTTTTACCGATACCACAATTATTTGGACTTTATCAGGTATCACTATTGCTTTAATGACGATACCTAATTTGATTGGTATTTTTGTGCTGCATAGAGAAATGAAAGAGGAGGTGAATGGATTTTGGCTGGAGTATAAAAGACGTTTTCCTGATGAGAAACTACCTATCTTTTGTAAAGTCGAAAAGAAAAAGTAA
- a CDS encoding tetratricopeptide repeat protein, protein MKGIRLFLAIGVLFLTLNQLSIESQTSPKGDMEKVFEQVDFNSIYYPERARVQFDSVMYYMDTKQMVDYEGYISYMKAKFYYNDMEVDSSLTHVERALAYFTKRENKPWSARCQFILGNIAESSGLYEQAKINFYEAIRLGDVNDKITIGAAYIGIGRCKRALEESFTEESAMGISLLSEVSQVEVRLYADFMKQYFRLKEKDASVKLSSIAKEYVERKLYDRAVSAYKVLASSYHGRLQYDSAHFYCDRAIEISESNNVGKLILPAMYQFKGMLYFKQNKLNTADAYFRKSLTLYRSNHQPNRMSYVYNYLHQIDKARGDYLKAYEDLEAYIELVEKTSSAEKVRLAKVLEINNKVELMKSQLVQLKVEKKASEFMLYLVLIITVVLLSGVGVYVYMYQKSKKAKIDELNKEFHNLLIGIGEKQLLQHRLSSTNKNRVVGSGGSELFRDMDGYKNLDNTGLSDNFDSCYLETINLFTEAFPQLTKTEIRYAVMICLRLPMEIIAKVQSVQPASVRKAKQRIRAKLNVVDSLEDYLQEFREKQISNLAG, encoded by the coding sequence ATGAAGGGAATAAGATTGTTTTTGGCAATAGGAGTGCTTTTTCTTACGCTAAATCAACTTTCAATTGAATCGCAGACTTCACCGAAGGGTGATATGGAAAAGGTTTTTGAACAAGTGGATTTCAACTCTATATATTATCCTGAAAGAGCCCGGGTTCAGTTTGATTCTGTTATGTATTATATGGATACGAAGCAGATGGTCGATTATGAGGGATATATAAGTTATATGAAAGCCAAGTTTTATTATAATGATATGGAGGTGGATTCTTCTCTTACTCATGTGGAAAGGGCGTTGGCTTATTTTACAAAGCGTGAAAATAAGCCATGGTCAGCCCGTTGTCAATTTATTTTGGGCAATATAGCTGAGTCGTCTGGTTTGTACGAGCAGGCAAAAATCAATTTTTACGAAGCGATTCGTTTGGGAGATGTCAATGATAAAATAACAATAGGTGCTGCGTATATTGGGATTGGTCGGTGTAAAAGGGCTTTAGAAGAATCTTTTACTGAAGAGTCAGCTATGGGAATAAGTTTGTTGAGTGAGGTCTCTCAGGTTGAGGTGAGATTGTATGCTGATTTTATGAAACAATATTTTAGGTTAAAGGAAAAGGATGCATCAGTCAAGTTAAGCTCCATTGCCAAAGAGTATGTGGAGCGGAAATTATACGATAGAGCAGTAAGTGCTTATAAAGTGTTGGCGAGTAGTTATCATGGGCGTCTACAATATGATTCTGCCCATTTTTATTGCGACAGAGCCATTGAGATTAGTGAATCCAATAATGTGGGTAAGCTTATTTTACCGGCTATGTATCAGTTTAAAGGAATGTTGTATTTTAAACAAAACAAGCTCAATACAGCAGACGCCTATTTTAGAAAGTCTCTAACCTTGTATAGGAGTAATCATCAGCCCAATCGAATGTCGTATGTGTACAATTATTTGCACCAAATAGATAAGGCTCGCGGTGATTATTTAAAAGCCTATGAGGATTTGGAAGCCTATATAGAATTGGTTGAGAAGACCAGTTCGGCCGAAAAGGTTAGGTTAGCTAAGGTGTTGGAGATTAATAATAAGGTGGAGTTGATGAAGAGTCAGTTGGTGCAGTTGAAGGTGGAAAAGAAGGCCAGTGAATTTATGTTATACCTCGTTTTGATAATTACGGTTGTGTTGTTGAGTGGAGTCGGGGTGTATGTGTATATGTATCAGAAAAGTAAGAAGGCTAAAATTGATGAATTGAATAAGGAGTTTCATAATTTATTGATTGGTATTGGTGAAAAGCAGTTGCTACAGCACCGATTGAGTAGCACAAATAAGAATAGAGTAGTGGGGAGTGGAGGTTCTGAATTATTTAGGGATATGGATGGGTATAAGAATCTGGATAATACTGGATTAAGCGATAATTTTGATTCTTGTTACCTGGAAACTATTAATTTATTTACAGAGGCATTTCCGCAGCTTACAAAAACAGAAATTCGTTATGCGGTAATGATTTGTTTGCGCCTGCCCATGGAAATTATTGCAAAGGTGCAGAGTGTACAGCCGGCATCTGTGCGTAAAGCCAAGCAAAGGATTAGGGCTAAACTTAATGTTGTAGATAGTCTCGAGGATTACCTGCAGGAGTTTAGAGAAAAACAAATTTCTAATCTGGCAGGTTAG
- a CDS encoding DUF5063 domain-containing protein has protein sequence MEEELNHIVFSKNVLEFVTVGNEYCNQLENAEALSTQELFTVLTRILPLLYLKAVMLPKTEFELDEVIEKTVREEDYVRIQHTLLSKLGQYDDFLEVFVPDNELDQREVASSISENLTDVYQDVKDFLFAYRIGVKEIMNDALAELVDAFELHWGQKLVNVLRACHNVLYGNQNLNEDGGFDTNIGERENTNSWFNKFQDQWQEGED, from the coding sequence ATGGAAGAAGAATTAAATCATATTGTCTTTTCGAAAAACGTACTCGAGTTTGTTACGGTAGGTAATGAGTACTGTAATCAACTGGAAAATGCCGAAGCTTTGTCGACACAAGAACTTTTTACGGTTTTGACCCGTATACTGCCATTGTTGTATTTAAAAGCGGTAATGTTGCCTAAAACAGAGTTTGAACTGGACGAAGTCATAGAGAAAACAGTAAGAGAAGAGGATTATGTGAGGATTCAGCATACGCTTTTAAGCAAATTAGGACAGTATGATGATTTTTTAGAAGTGTTTGTTCCTGATAATGAGCTTGACCAGAGAGAAGTAGCTTCCAGTATTTCTGAAAACCTGACCGATGTTTATCAAGATGTAAAGGATTTTCTTTTTGCATATAGAATTGGGGTAAAAGAAATCATGAATGATGCATTGGCGGAGTTGGTTGATGCATTTGAATTACACTGGGGACAAAAATTGGTAAATGTGCTAAGGGCATGTCATAATGTTTTATATGGTAATCAGAATCTAAATGAAGATGGTGGGTTCGATACAAATATTGGAGAGAGAGAGAATACTAACAGTTGGTTCAATAAATTTCAGGATCAATGGCAGGAAGGTGAGGATTAA
- a CDS encoding Tex family protein yields MSAQLSKIIATELQQQLNHVVNTIELLEEGATVPFISRYRKERTGTMDEVNVALVKERYEKIQEIVKRKEAILKSMDEQGVLTAELKSRILDTFNANELEDIYLPFKPKRKTRAVKAKEKGLEPLAKILMKQYERDVEGRASQFLNDEVDHVEDALQGARDIIAEWVNENAVARDIVRSVFERSAVVTSSLVKGKEEEGAKYKDYFEFSEPLKKCPSHRLLAIRRGEKEGVLKVSILPDDDQIHDRLGRYFVKGNAAASMQVELAVKDACKRLLKPSIETEFSNSSKEKADAEAILVFANNLRQLLLSSPLGQKRVLAIDPGFRTGCKVVCLDAQGNLLHNENIYPHPPQRETKQAAQKISSLVDAYKIEAVAIGNGTASRETESFIRNLKYSRDIQVFVVSEDGASVYSASKVARDEFPDYDVTVRGAISIGRRLIDPLAELVKIDPKSIGVGQYQHDVDQSSLKSSLDRVVESCVNKVGVDLNTASMHLLTYVSGLGPQLAKNIVEFRKQNGAFQSRSQLKKVPRLGAKAFEQSAGFLRITDAKNPLDNSAVHPESYGIVQKMAQDKGCQVKDLIVDKVMRDQVNLNDYVSEGVGLPTLKDIMNELEKPGRDPRQIIKVFEFDRNVRSVEDLHEGMVLPGIVTNITNFGAFVDVGVKQDGLVHISQLANRFVSDPNEVVTLHQHVRVKVMEVDRGRKRIQLSIKEAEKE; encoded by the coding sequence ATGTCTGCTCAATTATCAAAAATCATTGCTACAGAGTTGCAACAGCAACTAAATCATGTTGTTAATACCATAGAGTTACTGGAAGAGGGCGCAACTGTACCTTTTATTAGTCGCTACCGAAAAGAGAGAACCGGAACGATGGATGAGGTGAATGTGGCACTGGTTAAAGAGCGCTATGAAAAAATTCAGGAAATCGTAAAGCGAAAGGAAGCAATCCTCAAGTCTATGGATGAGCAGGGTGTTTTAACGGCGGAATTGAAAAGTAGAATACTGGATACTTTTAATGCCAATGAACTGGAAGATATTTATCTTCCTTTTAAACCTAAACGGAAAACCCGTGCGGTAAAGGCCAAAGAGAAAGGACTGGAGCCACTGGCTAAGATATTGATGAAGCAATATGAACGCGATGTGGAAGGACGTGCTTCTCAGTTTTTGAATGATGAGGTGGATCATGTGGAAGATGCTTTGCAGGGTGCGAGAGATATTATTGCAGAATGGGTGAATGAAAATGCTGTTGCGCGCGATATTGTACGTTCGGTGTTTGAAAGGAGTGCAGTAGTGACATCATCACTGGTAAAAGGGAAAGAAGAAGAAGGTGCTAAGTATAAAGATTATTTTGAATTTAGCGAGCCTTTAAAAAAATGTCCCAGTCATCGTTTGTTAGCGATTCGACGTGGAGAAAAAGAAGGTGTACTAAAAGTGAGTATTTTGCCTGATGACGATCAAATTCATGATAGGCTGGGAAGATACTTTGTTAAAGGAAATGCAGCTGCATCAATGCAGGTTGAACTGGCGGTGAAAGATGCGTGTAAGCGATTGTTGAAACCATCTATCGAGACTGAGTTTTCTAATAGTTCTAAAGAGAAAGCGGATGCAGAAGCTATATTAGTGTTTGCGAATAATTTGAGGCAGTTATTGTTGTCTTCTCCGTTGGGGCAAAAAAGGGTTTTGGCTATTGATCCGGGTTTTAGGACGGGATGTAAGGTGGTGTGTTTGGATGCACAGGGTAATTTGCTGCATAACGAAAATATTTATCCTCACCCTCCCCAGCGCGAAACTAAACAAGCGGCCCAGAAGATCTCCTCGTTGGTGGATGCGTATAAAATTGAAGCAGTGGCCATAGGTAACGGAACGGCCTCGCGTGAAACAGAGTCTTTTATTCGTAATTTAAAGTATAGTCGTGATATTCAGGTGTTTGTTGTGAGTGAAGATGGAGCATCGGTTTATTCGGCCAGTAAGGTGGCACGAGATGAATTTCCGGATTATGATGTGACAGTTCGTGGTGCTATTTCTATTGGAAGAAGGCTAATAGATCCTCTGGCTGAACTGGTAAAGATCGATCCTAAGTCAATTGGAGTAGGACAGTATCAGCACGATGTGGATCAGTCTAGCCTTAAGTCTTCGCTTGATCGAGTGGTGGAATCTTGTGTTAATAAGGTGGGAGTGGATTTGAATACTGCCAGTATGCATTTATTGACTTATGTTTCTGGTTTGGGACCTCAGTTGGCTAAGAATATTGTTGAGTTTCGTAAGCAAAATGGTGCTTTTCAATCCAGAAGTCAGTTGAAAAAAGTGCCTCGTCTAGGAGCTAAAGCATTTGAACAGTCAGCAGGTTTTTTGAGAATTACAGACGCAAAGAATCCTTTGGATAATTCAGCAGTTCATCCAGAGTCATATGGTATTGTGCAGAAAATGGCACAGGATAAAGGCTGCCAGGTCAAGGATCTGATTGTGGATAAGGTCATGAGGGATCAGGTTAATCTGAATGATTATGTCAGTGAGGGTGTGGGGCTTCCTACGCTAAAGGATATTATGAATGAGTTGGAAAAACCAGGACGCGATCCTCGTCAAATCATTAAGGTGTTTGAGTTTGATAGAAATGTTCGTTCTGTGGAAGACCTGCACGAGGGAATGGTCTTGCCTGGAATTGTGACCAATATTACAAATTTTGGTGCATTTGTAGATGTAGGGGTGAAACAAGACGGGTTGGTACATATCTCTCAATTGGCCAATCGGTTTGTTAGTGATCCCAATGAAGTGGTGACTTTACATCAGCATGTCAGGGTAAAAGTCATGGAAGTTGATAGAGGGCGAAAAAGAATACAGTTGTCTATTAAAGAGGCTGAAAAAGAGTAG
- a CDS encoding DEAD/DEAH box helicase: MKFTEFEFSNEVLDGLDAMRFENATPVQEKTIPVIKTGADLIACAQTGTGKTAAYLLPVLDKIVREGNSGTTTLILVPTRELALQIDQQIEGFSYFLDVTSVSVFGGNDKGLWDQQKIGLTRGADIIVATPGRMIQHLTMGYVDFKSVKHLILDEADRMLDMGFLEDIMQIESYLPKDNRQGLLFSATMPPKIRDLAKKLLNNPKEINIAISKPAEGILQAAYVVHEHQKIDLIVDLLKDKDMPSIIIFSSRKSKVNDIVRALRKNSFNARGIHSDLDQSERIEVLREFKNRNIQILVATDIVARGIDIEKIDLVINIDVPNDAEDYVHRIGRTARAQSQGVGITFISEDDQIDFHKIEKLIETDIYKIPLPPNYEEAPKYDPESKMKRGWGRKKGGAKKGGAKKTPYKKR; the protein is encoded by the coding sequence ATGAAGTTTACCGAATTTGAATTTTCCAATGAAGTGCTGGACGGACTGGATGCCATGCGTTTCGAAAATGCTACACCTGTGCAGGAAAAGACGATCCCTGTTATAAAGACAGGGGCCGACCTTATTGCTTGTGCTCAGACTGGAACAGGAAAAACAGCGGCCTACCTGTTGCCGGTGCTCGATAAGATAGTGAGGGAAGGTAATTCAGGAACAACAACGCTTATTCTTGTTCCAACCCGTGAATTAGCGTTGCAAATTGATCAGCAGATAGAAGGGTTTAGTTATTTCTTGGATGTCACATCAGTATCTGTTTTTGGAGGCAATGATAAAGGTTTGTGGGATCAGCAAAAAATTGGGTTAACCAGAGGGGCAGATATTATTGTGGCCACGCCTGGTAGAATGATTCAGCACCTAACCATGGGATATGTCGATTTTAAATCGGTGAAACATTTGATTTTGGATGAGGCAGATAGAATGTTGGATATGGGATTTCTGGAGGATATTATGCAGATAGAGAGTTACTTGCCTAAAGATAATCGACAAGGCTTGCTTTTTTCAGCTACCATGCCACCCAAAATAAGAGACCTGGCTAAAAAATTATTGAATAATCCGAAAGAAATAAACATTGCCATATCAAAACCGGCAGAGGGTATTTTACAGGCGGCTTATGTGGTTCATGAACATCAAAAGATTGATTTAATCGTTGATCTGTTGAAAGACAAGGATATGCCTAGTATTATTATATTTTCGTCGCGTAAATCAAAAGTCAATGATATTGTGCGTGCCTTGAGAAAGAATAGTTTTAATGCCAGAGGTATTCATTCTGATCTGGATCAAAGTGAACGTATTGAGGTTCTGAGAGAATTTAAGAATAGAAATATCCAAATATTGGTGGCTACAGATATTGTTGCGCGCGGTATTGATATTGAGAAAATTGATTTGGTGATAAATATTGATGTACCCAATGATGCCGAAGATTATGTGCATCGCATAGGTCGTACAGCTCGTGCACAAAGCCAAGGGGTAGGAATCACTTTTATTAGTGAAGATGATCAGATTGATTTCCATAAAATTGAAAAACTGATTGAAACTGATATATATAAAATACCATTGCCACCTAATTATGAAGAAGCGCCTAAGTATGATCCGGAATCGAAGATGAAAAGAGGATGGGGAAGAAAGAAGGGGGGCGCCAAAAAAGGAGGGGCTAAAAAAACGCCTTATAAAAAGAGATAA
- a CDS encoding 3'-5' exonuclease — MEKEDNLIKNKITNEALNDLPLNAYQGEIVVVENTEDISQVIKEMDGEKVLGFDTETRPSFKKGKTNLISLIQLSTEKSTYLIRTHKTGVTDELLHLLSNEDVKKVGVGIRDDIRGLQKLKAFTPGGFVELQTMAVDKGLKDFSLKKLAGILLEFRVSKRQRLSNWEADQLTQGQMVYAATDSWVALEIFKKLSQLDSSNIVDADTTSVNN; from the coding sequence ATGGAAAAGGAAGATAATTTGATTAAAAATAAAATAACAAACGAAGCATTGAACGATTTACCCTTGAATGCATATCAAGGCGAAATTGTAGTGGTGGAGAATACAGAAGATATATCACAGGTAATTAAAGAGATGGATGGTGAAAAAGTGCTCGGTTTTGATACAGAGACCCGTCCTTCGTTTAAAAAAGGAAAAACAAACCTTATTTCTTTGATACAGCTCAGTACTGAAAAGTCTACTTATTTAATTCGTACTCATAAAACGGGCGTAACCGATGAATTACTACATTTGTTAAGTAACGAAGATGTTAAGAAAGTGGGAGTAGGCATCAGGGATGATATACGTGGACTGCAAAAATTAAAGGCGTTCACACCTGGCGGTTTTGTGGAATTACAAACGATGGCTGTGGATAAAGGGCTTAAGGATTTTTCGCTCAAAAAGTTAGCGGGTATATTATTGGAGTTCCGAGTATCGAAAAGACAGCGATTGTCCAATTGGGAAGCTGATCAGCTTACGCAAGGTCAAATGGTATACGCAGCCACCGATTCTTGGGTGGCACTTGAGATATTTAAAAAACTGAGTCAATTAGATTCTAGTAATATTGTGGATGCTGATACTACCAGTGTCAATAATTAA